From a region of the Lactuca sativa cultivar Salinas chromosome 4, Lsat_Salinas_v11, whole genome shotgun sequence genome:
- the LOC128133658 gene encoding uncharacterized protein LOC128133658 translates to MASILDVEGYADWHHVTTRFKEHKIALDHLTSSNKWFNIRKRMNLNDKVQYEQFKKERYYWKQVLLRIIAVVKFLPKHNLAFRRSNKKLYKKGNGIFWVSFKCWKSLTRLSKSMCGISQVMEFIKGLFDITLEELKSLGLEIDDMRGQGYDNGANMKGKHQGESLVESVKAIKLKLVDIREALLQVGEKGNYDAIASEATSLAEKMVCLDYDSWIVMIEDVKYKVNEYQYYGLLLKDGFITMNTLISYWNKKDDSGKLIFQPLCNIESLVDISMSMLSWCGNKNEGKERELFIKEYVCLIEDPSDLHTIEFVEDVLEEVHHVHDVLEVQDKGFQCDSHEVLKVFCSIGVQTDDCLSSFDSFEGMVPHRKPLIQEVQMGIEDKDLKSSCHCIEKALKFEERSDIDVEELYTELELFDTLETNEVSNLIDVLKILKELDYFPNVSIAYRILLTIRVTSASAKRRFSKLKFLKSYLCSIMTQKRLSGLVMISIEKEILENIEY, encoded by the exons ATGGCTA GTATATTGGATGTTGAAGGTTATGCAGATTGGCACCATGTTACCACTAGGTTTAAAGAACACAAAATTGCATTGGATCATCTTACAAGTAGTAATAAGTGGTTTAATATACGTAAAAGAATGAACTTGAACGATAAAGTTCAATACGAGCAATTCAAGAAAGAAAGATATTATTGGAAACAAGTCCTTTTGAGAATCATTGCAGTAGTGAAGTTTCTTCCTAAACATAATTTAGCATTTCGTAGATCCAACAAAAAGTTGTATAAAAAAG GTAATGGAATTTTTTGGGTGTCATTCAAATGTTGGAAGAGTTTAACCCGGTTATCAAAGAGCATGTGTGGCATATCACAAGTGATGGAATTCAT AAAAGGACTATTTGATATTACACTTGAGGAGTTAAAGTCTCTCGGTCTTGAAATTGATGATATGCGTGGTCAAGGCTATGATAATGGAGCAAACATGAAAGGAAAACACCAAGGA GAAAGCCTAGTTGAGAGTGTAAAGGCTATTAAACTGAAACTTGTTGATATACGAGAAGCTTTACTTCAAGTTGGAGAAAAAGGTAATTATGATGCAATTGCAAGTGAAGCAACTTCACTAGCAGAAAAA ATGGTATGTTTGGATTATGATTCTTGGATCGTGATGATTGAAGATGTTAAGTACAAAGTCAATGAATATCAATATTATGGATTATTGTTGAAAGATGGATTTATTACAATGAATACTTTGATTTCTTATTGGAACAAGAAAGATGATTCTGGAAAATTGATCTTTCAACCTCTTTGTAATATTGAAAGTTTGGTTGACATTTCCATGAGTATGTTATCTTGGTGTGGTAACAAAAAtgaaggaaaagaaagagaatTGTTCATAAAGGAATATGTTTGTCTTATTGAAGACCCAAGTGATCTTCATACTATTGAAtttgttgaagatgttcttgaagaaGTTCATCATGTTCatgatgttcttgaagttcaaGACAAGGGATTTCAATGTGATTCTCATGAAGTTTTGAAAGTCTTTtgttcaattggagttcaaactgatGATTGCTTGAGTTCTtttgattcgtttgaaggaatggtgCCACATAGAAAGCCTTTAATCCAAGAAGTTCAAAT GGGAATTGAAGATAAAGATCTTAAGTCGTCTTGTCATTGTATTGAAAAAGCACTCAAGTTTGAAGAAAGATCGGATATTGATGTCGAGGAACTTTATACGGAGTTGGAATTATTTGATACACTGGAAACCAATGAAGTTAGCAACCTTATAGAtgttttgaagattttgaaaGAACTTGATTATTTCCCAAATGTAAGCATTGCATATAGAATATTGTTGACTATTCGAGTAACGAGCGCATCTGCGAAAAGGCGTTTTTCGAAATTGAAGTTTTTGAAATCTTACTTATGCTCCATAATGACCCAAAAAAGACTTAGCGGTTTGGTGATGATATCTATAGAGAAAGAAATATTAGAGAATATAGAATACTAA